The DNA segment CGGCGGTATTCAATAAAATCGGTGATGTTGCGCGTGGTGATGTCTGCAAGCCCAAAATGTTGTCATCAGCGTTTAGCAAGCTATTACTGCCACTGCCACTACCACCCACTGCACCAATGCCGCCACCACCACTGCCTAAAGAACCGGCCTCGACACCAACACTGCCACGTTGATCCATTGATATGCTACCGCTAGTAATACGTGATATGGCACCTTGTATGCTTGTGGCTGAATTGGAATTGGAAGCAGCCGCAGCAGTACCGCCTGGATGATTTAAGCGCGTAGCTGAGACGGACTGCTGCTGTATAGAGAGTGGAATGATTTCGAGTTCGGGAACTTCTACAATTACGAATTTAAGTGAATTATagttaatgaaaaaagtttcgtatatttTAAATGGCACTAACCTGGTTTCTCCAAGCCAGTGTACTTGTTTAGCACAAATTGCTCTAAAAGTTTATCCACGGTCATATCATTAAATTGACGCTTAAAATCCGAATGCACCTGAGAAGGGAAATTAGTTcacaatcatttttttttgaaaataattactatTGCTTTAAAAAGGGGGGTATACCAACCTGTCCAACCATGTCATGATTATTTTGTAGCATCTCCAAAAATGTGGATAAGAACTCTTTCATTTGACGCAAATGGACTTCTTCAATCTCTTGAAAACGCTTTAAAGTAGAGATGTGTATGTCGTAAGCTATTACGATACAATCctataactttttatatattaataaatacctTGCACGTCTGTGTCATGCGCCGCTCGAAGTCATTCTTGATCGGATTATGCTTATCGAGTAGCGCTTTATATTCATCTTGTAGTTTACGCAATTTTGTTTCGACCTTTTCGATGTCCTTCTGTGAGGCATTGTCCTTTCGCAACTTTTCCAATTCCAGGACTTTGCTCGCGTAAAGGTCACGTAGCTTTTGAACAGCAGCTGTTGATGTCTGCATCGCTTGCACAGATTCCAAGGTATGTGATTCTTCCTCCTTAAcggttttgtgttttttatgcaATTCATCGGCATACTTAGCGACATCCTTCACAAGTTCCGTGAGCTTTTGCACCATTTGCAGATGTAGTGTGGATAACTTCTCGGCTGAAGTGCGTAATATAGTCCAGACGGGGGCAAATGTGCTGTTCAGTGTACCTGTACTGGCTTTGTGCGCCAACTTAGCCATTAATTTCGAGTTCTGTTCTTCAATATTGGACTTTTCGCGAAAGAACTCTGAAAGCTCTTTGCTCGCCACCCAACCAAATTTCATATTGTGATAGAGTACATCGAACCCATTGTTCTTCTCCCCCTTTATGATAAGATAGTacaataaattacataaaaaagggttatataatttcaattattgtttACCCAAAAATAATCGTTGAAATCGACCGTCATCTTCGTCTCGTATAATTTATCTCAAATGTATCAAAACTTAATTCCTTATACTATCATATAATTACTGCAAATATCACTAAGCACTAATGTAgctgttttaattaattgacCTCTTTTGATGGTaattataatttacatttaaacaGCTAATTCGTTCGTTCATTTTTCCTGGGGTGATATAAAGATCTTATTGGAGCAAAGCGACTCAGAATACGTGTGATATTTCTctggaaaatcaaataaaaaagactGTAGTTATAAAAGCTTGCTTCGATATATGCAACATCTATACATagatacgcatatgtatgtatctttgaGCGTCCATATATAGAATGCAAATATGTGAGCCCGTCCagaggaatatatgtatgtatagcggatatttcgaaaaaaaataaatttgttatataatggaactagatgaaatttaaaaaatctgccGAAATATTCCAGGCAAAGAATTGTACTTTCTTCCAATTTTCGATGGTATGAAATGATCGGTTGCTGGCAAGAAGTATTTATTACGACTAAATCGACTTAGAAAATTCGCCATTGAAAACACAACCATCCTCAAGAAAacagatttaataaaaaattttttagatatttatttataattacatgTAGAGCTACacagtatgtacttatgtatctattaatgcaataaaaatttaagtatatcaatataatttaactgtaaattttatagtagttattaataaaaagaagcTTAATCTTATTTGTTGCCATGGAGTTTGGCTTCGAGTTCTGTTCTTTCACGGAGGCTCATTTCAGCCTTTGCATGCTGCGCCTCCACCTTAGCTAACTCTTCGTCAAGTCGTTGATCCAAAGCGCGCACTAATATATGACAGCAATCTTTGATGGCATgataaattatgtttttaatctGCAATTTGTCCTCGTGATTGGTGTGTGAATGTGATAAATGACGAAATTCATGGGTTAAATGATAACAATGTGTTATGTTCTCTGGTGATACAAAGTCCTCTGCTACTTTTATGCAATTATGGAGATTTTGTACTTGATGTGGTGCACCAGCCGGGATGAACACTGCGTCGCCCAGGCACTGTACAATAGGATATCCTTCTACACCATATTCCTTGAATAGGCGTGCACGCAATTTATCGTCTAAATACCAATTCTGATCGTGTATAGGGTCGTGGTCGGGCTCTAAACGAAAACCCTTCTCTATTGTAACACGATTGAGGAGATCGCGGATTTTATCAGCGTCTCGAGCAGGAAAAATGTGCCACAATGCGCCCGGGAGGACGTCAGGTGTTTGACATCGGGCGCGTGTCAAATAATCGCAGCCACCCAAAGCGATTGCTTTTTGTGTAGCTACCAATTGAGGTTTACTATCCGCGTCTTGTGGCACGCCCACATATACCATTATATTTACAGCATCAGAAATGTCTAAATGCAAATTAGTGGTGCCTTTGTCAGGATGCAATGCAGAGCCGTAGGCATTGTACATCTTCGGTCCCAAGTCAGGTGGTACAAACATCTTCGGCAAGCAGCTGGCAATATTCAAATTGCCGGTACGCAATGTGTATTCGGGCATGGGTAGGCCGGTCATGAGATCCGCAAAACGCGTCGGTAATATTTCAGCAAAATCATCGCCCGGTGGCCAGTCTTTCAGTTTCAGTAACATCGGTTTACCATTGCCGTCTAGCAATCGTTTCTTAATGCATTGAAATCCCTCCCAAAAATAACGCATCGGTTGATTCGGCACTAAATTGCCATTTAGGCAGTTTATCAAATCGTTGGGCTTGTCGCCGAAATCCTTACAGAAGGCTTCGGGACGCCATAAGTCCAAATTCAGTGATCGCGCTACTTCCGAGATCATAACGGGCTGACCACATTTCCATACCTCCTGAAAAAGTATACGATTATCTGGATGCATAGCATTCGTTAAACGCAGGAGCTTGCCATCACATAACCATTCATGTGGTACGCCAGGTGCTAGCATTGTCGAATGGGTTAAAGTCATTGCGCGTGGTGGCAAAAATCGACGTAAGCCTGCCAAACCCTTTCGTAAAAAGTTTATatgtttaaaattatcaaaagcgGTTGTTATGGGGTCCTTTCCCAAAGTTTGCTTGGTCCATACACGACCTGGCACATAATCAATACCTCTTGCTCGTGCAAACTCTAACTTTTTAGCATGCAATTCTTCCATTCGCGCCTGCTTACGTAATGTCTCTTCAGTAGCTAGCGATGAAGCGCTCGTCTGCTGCTTTAATTGAGATTCCTTGATCATGTCCTGTATTAAAATACCTAGTTCTGTATCTGGCGAAAGGTTCTGTTTGCTTAACAAGCAGCCGCACATCTGGGGCACTTGCCACATGGCACGAATATCATGAAGGAGACGGCCCAAAACGTTTAGCGCATCACTAGCAATGATCTGTGTTAGCATGAGATCACGTAGTTCATGTTTTTGGTGAGTAGGCGTGGTTGCTGTACATAGCATCCAATGGAATTCATCATGTCCACGTTGCGTCTTATCACCAGTGCGCCTCTTTCGACAACTGCGCTGCTCTTTACGGTCTTTGAAACAATCAAGGCACACACCAAAGCCACACTTGTCGCAAgtccaatgaaaattaaaaagtgttgTATCGCACACATCGCATATCTCACGTAGACCTTGTACCACCTTCTTCCAGGCGATTATACTATTCGGGTTTTCGTGTAAACGCAAGGCCTCAGCCTCCTGTTGCCACAGATAGCAAAATTGGTCACCAGCATGTAGCAGTATATAGCGAGCTACTTGGATGTCCATCCATCCTGCAGTAGGCACACTATGGTCGTCTGGTTGCCATATGCGCAAATCGTCGGCAGTCGGATCAGTATATGGATTGGGGAATCCAGAAACAACTAATTCACCCATTTCATTGTACTGCAATCGACGGAATTCATAAAATCGACAATAAACGTCTGAACCACCCTGAGAATTGCGGCGTCGACATTCCCGGCACCTCGGTATGGCACGGTCAGCTACAACATTGTCATTGGAGATTGTTCTAGCAGCACTTTCCGAGTTGTGTTGAAGTTTAAAGCAAGGTAAATGCTGAAGAAATGTTGCACCCGATGCGCGTAACTCTCGATCTCGATCAGCTTCTTCGGTTGTGAGTTCTTCTGGTGGTGTATGATTTTCATGTTCCCCCATGTTAGAGTGATTACTATTATCATTGAGTACTGTAGACGTTATTTGAACGGATGTCGTCGCTATTTCTGTTAACGTTGtagctttaatattttcatttgcagaCTCTTTTAGAACATCTGCATGTTTCTTCATTTGGCTGTTATCATGTGTATAACACGGTTTACCGTCCGTATTAAGTTTCGGCAGATCTTTCGAAATGCCATTTTGGCTATTGCCATCGGCGTTTCCAattgtcaattttttattatcactAGTCTCAATGTCCATGTCATTACTTACAAATTCTTCTTTTTCTAGAGCTACATCCTCCTTTCCATTATTATCCTCCGACTCATTCGCTTCATTTTGCTCTcgtttttgttcaatatttttttgtaattgcttGTTTATATTCTCGATTCTGAGTAGTTTATCCTCTTGACTCTTTAATCTATGCAATTCAATAACAGTTTGCTCCTTCAGTTTACGTATGCGTTCCAACTCTGCAGTCTCTTCTTCATTATCAATCCCCTTATTAGAGATATGAACTTCAATAATTGACTTCCTTTCGCCAGGAACCTCTAATTTCGCTTGTTTGGCAGTTGGACCATCTTGCAAGATTGTACTGACACTTTCAGAACATTCATTCTCACGTTTACGGATATTGGTTtctgtttttgtgttgttttcagATTCATTTTGGGATGTTTGATCAACGTTTTcgtcattattttcattcacaCTGTCAATTGAGCGTACTCCGTGATTATTCTCCTGATAATCTGTGTCCATTTTCATTATCTCCGTTTTCGCTTTTTCAGTTTCACAACTTTCTATGGTTACATTGGTTATCAAGTTATTTGCGACCTCTCCCGACTCCATTGATTCCTCAAAATCTTCCGTTGTTTCAAGATCTTTATGTGGCTTAGACAAATAGTccccaactttttttttaagtgctcCTCCATCcacgtattgttgttgtatgttttttattttactatcaTTATTTTTTGACAATGCATCTTTTAATTCCTGCTCGATCTCGTCTTTCATATCTGGCATTTCACGTAATAGCTCCTCCGCCAAATTGTGGCATGGTCCATCCGAGTCCAGCAATCTGTCAGTTCCTTCTGACATTTCTCTTTACGTTTGCAGGTATAGATCTGGCATTGTGGTAGTGAAAAAGATAAACAGAAATTAAGAGAAAAACCCAAGTTAATTTTCACTGCTCAAACGTACACACATCCTTACTTATCAAATGCAGACGTAAGCGGGTAATGTTTGGGCGGAAGTGAGTACTCGTGATCGGTGCGTCTTGCAATTTGGTTTTCCCACTCGTTATTTGAATTCATGTGCCAAAGTCTTAACAGATATATTGCCAATTAAATACATGAATTGAGTGAAAGGTAATGCTGGTGGTagtttaaatactaaaaaaccaATTTAATTTTACGCAGATCTTTTGTTTTGAATCGGCAAACGAAAAGAAACACGAAACAGGGGCCAATGAAATAGGATTAAAATATCGGAGTATAGATGAAACCGCTCTAATAtatcatttattatatattgaattttttgattataataCTCACTACCACCACATTGCCTGCACTTACCGTTTCATAACTTAttctaaattataaataaaacatgttAATATCTTACAAATGTACTCAGACGAGCAATGCAACGCAAATGatcgcaaaaacaaaattatttatccTATGTAAATGGCAGCTATTAATAGTGTTCTTATAAGAGTTTATGCCTCCTTAAACACCACGCCTACTCTGATAGGGCGTTAATAAATATAGAGATAAAAGACGTTTTAAACAGTAATAGTACATTTTCAAGGCaaaagaaaaaacgatttttatcTTCATGTTCATTAACTCTTATCTGAGTTCCGCTCCGTCTATTTGTATGTAAGCGATAATGTAATCCaaacaaataagcaaatttCACACTCGTCAAGCCACTGCTGACGCAGTCCAGTTCAAGGTTAGAAAGATGATTGGCgttaattgtgtttttcttttataaaaatttcgagaattttttcaattcatttatgCTTTCAGCAGTACTTACGAACTTTACTGAAATTTGTGGCATAGTTATTTCAGTTATACCTTCAATATAAAATCCTGTATATTACTATTAGGATGTCTTTTAATAACACTGATTGATTAATTAAGGTTCAAAAAAACAGATTTGCAAACCTTCTGTGATCACTTGTGGCAAAGAATCTATCTAAAACTTAATTACACCTAACTGCAAAGCCATGTAATTACAACCCCCTTCGAAATATGCTATGTGTAAGgcgcaaaaaattaatacatgggttaaattttcatttccccATTCGCATTACAATTGTGATTTAATGGGCCCTTACGTGTATTGAGCGTTACTTGTGCATATTTAGTGAAATCGGCTTTCTGTGCTTGCAAACACGAAAGCAGTAACATTGGTCAACATGTGAATTGAGCAACAACAGCAGTTATGTACATAGCTATTATTTGAATACACCCCttcttaaattaatataaattgaaaaagttcaAATGGCACATGGCCTTTTAGtatgttataatattaatttgattGAACTAAGTGTAAAGTCAAAGTGTTGACGTACATAACAACAATATTGCCCTTaggggttgttgttgttgttgcagcggcaGAATTATGATTAACCacaattaaacataaatatgatATAAAGTACATATTACTATGACCAgtattaaattcatatattatattaaaaaataggctTTTTGAATAGAACTCAGAGACAGACCCGACAAAATTCAGCTGAGGTGTAGTgtcatatatgtagtataattataattatatgtatgtatgtatatatgaatgtacataagtatatacctAGCCAAGAGGAACAAGGcaaacataaatattacaattcaaaagttgaatttttaaattattttatttttttgttggatatattttatgtttacattCTTTTATATCACTttgttattttaacataaaatgtTTGTCAAGCCTTTTCCTAAAGTAAAACCtggatgaaaaaaattataatctaaTTGGAAGAACAATTGACATACAATGAAAACTCACAACTAACAGTCTACTGATGTATTTTTATTAGCATAATATAATTGCATTTGCACACATTATATCACTGATTATTTTTTAACCAAGTTTCAGTATGAATTAAATTAGATGGGAGTAAatctttttttggaaattaccAAATGTATGCATACCTTAAACTTTAAGTTTAATCCCTTTCCACTacttgttaaattatttttctggcACAAATATGTACTACGATTTACAGCACATAACTGCATCGCTGAGCCAGATATTTGTGTCGTCGCGCCGAATGGAAATCAGTTTGTACGAtaacaatatacaatatataaatgaaagcaaaacGAATAATacaattcatataaaaaaactttatactataaattatttaatttatagatTCTAATTTTTACCTTATAACATTACGAAAGgttacaatttcaatttcatctaatttgtatgcatatatgtattattttttgaaaactcacAATTCTAACTGGACAATTGTCAAACCCTCTAAGGTTAAGTTACAACCCTTGCTGAAGGTTtctcatttttcttatttatgtgCTTTCTTCCAATTTTTCACATCAACTCCACAATATTTAATCAATACAAgagttaaaatttgtttttcttactAAAACAAAGATTAATAATTTGACACAATTTTAGACCatatcgataatttttcacTATATAGTGAAAACGATTAGGCGTACCAAAATACATCTGCCAAAACTCTGAAACTCTAAATCGTACTGAACGAATTTTACTCACATTTTGTTATCCACTTATTATTTAATAAGTCCTTTATTGTTTTACAATATATTAGTAgattttttaaaggtttttctacattttaaatagttcGAACTATGCTGTGATATTCTCCACTTTCCGTCTATCACTCTTTatctatataaattatttaccaCCTTTACTTTTTGTGGGATGTATGTTTTGCAAAGCATTGCCAGCTTCACTGAAAATATATGGTGGCCAAAATTCAAAGTTTTACGGGCTTCTAATTTTTGACTTATTGTTTTTCGAAAGTAAGCTAcgatttatagtttttattaatttggagGCATTAAAAGTCACTAACTAGTGTATAATATTTAGAGTTAGTCTCTAAAGTGAAGCATTTGTTGTTAGAtaattatttccattattttaagGAGTTTTGtgatacataatatatatatttttgtacttctattaatatttattttatattagtgTCTTTAAGACagttgaaaacaaataaattcttatataaaattCAGTAAAGAGATCAATGGACAAACCCGAACACAATTTTCCGTGGCTACTCTCCCTATGGGGGAAATAAAATAACAGCATAATAAACTTAACTGAGATTTGTGTAATATAAACCCAACTGAAACCCTTTAGTATATTATATTAGGAAACTACCAACCAGAAAATAAGATATCATTGTTTTATAGATATGCGGTTTAAACCTAGGTATCAACcgttttcattaatattcaGCACCAAACAAA comes from the Bactrocera neohumeralis isolate Rockhampton chromosome 2, APGP_CSIRO_Bneo_wtdbg2-racon-allhic-juicebox.fasta_v2, whole genome shotgun sequence genome and includes:
- the LOC126751089 gene encoding lysine-specific demethylase 3A; translation: MSEGTDRLLDSDGPCHNLAEELLREMPDMKDEIEQELKDALSKNNDSKIKNIQQQYVDGGALKKKVGDYLSKPHKDLETTEDFEESMESGEVANNLITNVTIESCETEKAKTEIMKMDTDYQENNHGVRSIDSVNENNDENVDQTSQNESENNTKTETNIRKRENECSESVSTILQDGPTAKQAKLEVPGERKSIIEVHISNKGIDNEEETAELERIRKLKEQTVIELHRLKSQEDKLLRIENINKQLQKNIEQKREQNEANESEDNNGKEDVALEKEEFVSNDMDIETSDNKKLTIGNADGNSQNGISKDLPKLNTDGKPCYTHDNSQMKKHADVLKESANENIKATTLTEIATTSVQITSTVLNDNSNHSNMGEHENHTPPEELTTEEADRDRELRASGATFLQHLPCFKLQHNSESAARTISNDNVVADRAIPRCRECRRRNSQGGSDVYCRFYEFRRLQYNEMGELVVSGFPNPYTDPTADDLRIWQPDDHSVPTAGWMDIQVARYILLHAGDQFCYLWQQEAEALRLHENPNSIIAWKKVVQGLREICDVCDTTLFNFHWTCDKCGFGVCLDCFKDRKEQRSCRKRRTGDKTQRGHDEFHWMLCTATTPTHQKHELRDLMLTQIIASDALNVLGRLLHDIRAMWQVPQMCGCLLSKQNLSPDTELGILIQDMIKESQLKQQTSASSLATEETLRKQARMEELHAKKLEFARARGIDYVPGRVWTKQTLGKDPITTAFDNFKHINFLRKGLAGLRRFLPPRAMTLTHSTMLAPGVPHEWLCDGKLLRLTNAMHPDNRILFQEVWKCGQPVMISEVARSLNLDLWRPEAFCKDFGDKPNDLINCLNGNLVPNQPMRYFWEGFQCIKKRLLDGNGKPMLLKLKDWPPGDDFAEILPTRFADLMTGLPMPEYTLRTGNLNIASCLPKMFVPPDLGPKMYNAYGSALHPDKGTTNLHLDISDAVNIMVYVGVPQDADSKPQLVATQKAIALGGCDYLTRARCQTPDVLPGALWHIFPARDADKIRDLLNRVTIEKGFRLEPDHDPIHDQNWYLDDKLRARLFKEYGVEGYPIVQCLGDAVFIPAGAPHQVQNLHNCIKVAEDFVSPENITHCYHLTHEFRHLSHSHTNHEDKLQIKNIIYHAIKDCCHILVRALDQRLDEELAKVEAQHAKAEMSLRERTELEAKLHGNK